AGTTTCAGgttacttcttttctgtttaattgtCTCCCTTGTCCTTTTCAGGGTTGTTTGCTTCAGGTCAACTGGTGAGAACAAACTGCTGCGCTTGAGGTTGCTGGTGTGAGTTTAGCTTTAACTCGAATACGAAGAAGGGCGGTGGGTTTTCTGGGTTAAACAACCAGACCCAGCCAGACTCCCACCGTCACAAGGGGTCCTGTCCAGGGCCAGTCCCACTGGTGCCTCAGAGCCTgctccagctcccccagcccccaggggtaGCTCGCCAtcaattctttttccttccttctcctggtccATTTCCCCCTATAACACAGACATTCTATAAttgccttaaaaaacaaacaaaaaatgaacaaaactcttGTCCTCATATCCCCTTCTGATCCTGACCCTGTTAtcatagtgatgatgatggtggtaataCAGACACTTACTTAGTATTCTGTATGGACAAGGCATTACTCTACTGTATCAGCTCATTAGGGGATTAtgatccccatttttcagatgagaaatctgaggcacAGGAAGTTAACTTGCCGGAGGTCACAGGGCTGATAAGCGGCAGAACTCGGATTGCAGCAGAGGCAGGCAGCCCCTGAGTCCTGCCTTGGGAAGCGTTGCCGACTGGTGGTCTCCATCCTCTAGACCACCCCCTCCCTCTTAGGGACCTGCTCAGATccgggccccctccccacctccccaccaaaacTTGTCCTCTCAAATCACCCATCCCCTCCGCACAACCAAACCCTATGGGTGGCCCCTGCTTCCTGGAACACTTTCTGCCCTTGCCTTCCAAGATACATGCTCTTCCCATTTCCTTCCTCTCACaccttttcagtctcttttacAGCTTCCTATTTAACTCTCCAAGAAGGGCAAAAGCCCTTCTCTGTCTGTgccttgcccccaccccagctcatcccccccccccccccgccccgtgccTCTAGGCTTACAGTGGCGACAGCTGCCACGCCCCGTCTCAGCCCAGCTGTCTCCCTGAAGCGTGGACTCACACACTGCACTGCTGCTCGGTGCTGCACCCCCTGCGCCCCTGCATGGCGCCCTCACCgcctccccccgacccccagcTTGCTTGGGCCCAGTGTCTCACACTGCAGTACAGCTCCGTTTGGACCACAGCCACGTTTCCAGTGCTGGAGCCACCCATGAGTAGTGTCTGCTGTGTTGGGCAGGGCAGATTTAGCCCCTCTTGGATACGGGAGCTGGGACTGACTGTATGCTCTGAATTGTCCCTCAGTTGCCTGAGCCAGCCTTCTCCTCCCATCAAACCTCTCGGCAGGAGACGGGGTCTATGGTACAAAACCAAACAGAGCAGAACTCCTTGGTATTTCCCCTCTTAACGTGTGTCTGCACTGGACAGACCTCCCTGGAGAGCGAGTTACCAtgtaccatttattgagcacctggcATGGCCTGCTAAGATCATACTTCagtctttgtcatttttttttcagtaactctACAAAGCAGGCTTtcttatcccattttacagagaaggaaagttAAGGCCTGAGAGACGAAGTACCCTGCCTAAAGTCAAATAACTGGACGTGGCAGAGCTGTGGCTCAAACCTGGTTTCAGACCCACGTTCTTACCTCTGCGCCGGGCTGTTTCCCTGGTGGGGTTTAACACTGTATGTACGTTATGATCTCTTGGTTGGAAGAAATACatataaagattttaataaacgtgtgtgtgcatgtgtatatgtatatacacatatatagaaaaAAGATTCGAAAGCTCAGAGAAAAATCAAGCCTAAagtgattctatccacaaggacgtttccccacctgcctctctgcttcccaccccccacccagacGCAGCAGGACCAGTTGGGATGTTCCAGTGCTGACCAGTTGTCAGGGGcttgctggtgggggagggggtgttggTGGAACTCGAGTGTTTGTGACGTCTGCCGTTGCCTTGGTTAGGGGAGCTGGAGGCAGTGGGATGGCCAGGTGGTGGTCACAGTCGGGCCATAAAGCTGGAACTCAGCTAGCGGCTTGTCCATCCTTCCTGGGCTGCACGCTGGGAAGGAGCCAGACCGTGCCTCTTGGGCCGCATCTTTGGTTTTGTCTCCGAGAGGAGCTGGTGAGCAATGACGTGGCCCCGAAGTGGGTAAGAGTGCTGGCCCATGAGTTATCTATCACAAGTCACCACCATGTCGGGGAGTTTGCGCCAGGGTGTCGATCAGCTGTGCACTGTGCACTTTTCAGTTCAGCCGACATTTCCTTCACGGAGAAACTTTCTCGATGAAGGAAGCGGTGTGCTCATTTACAGTCTGGCACAGCTTCTCTCTGCTTTCGGCAAGGGACAGCTTATGGCCTCGCTCGTAGCAGCCCTAGTCTgcgccctcccctcctgctccgcAGGCCCAGCGGGTGCTGCTTTATCTTAACGCTGTCCCTGGCTGTTTTGAGGCCGTGCCCTTCTTGGCTCGTGGTCCGCAGGGCTCCACGCTCTCCTCTGCTTCACTCGCCTCCTCTCCGCAGGCCTCTTCGCttgccctccccctcctgccctctgaccGTCAGGTGCGCGGGGCTCGGGCCGGGCTCTTTCCTCCAGCTACCTTGTCCTTGGGGAGCTCACCTTGTCCAATAGCTGATGACTTCCGAGTACAGAGCTTCAGCCCAGCCCCAGCTTTGGCTCATGTCGTGAGCCGCCTCCTTGATTTTTCCATGGCAACGTCTGCTGGGCGTCCCCACACGTGGACAGGTGTGAACAGAGCACTGATGTCCGCTGCCCGCCTTTCTCCCTCACCACCTGAGGCAGGGTCACCACCCAGCTGGTTACTCAGGCTCCAGCCTTAGGTCCACCCAtgatttctctctcccttatGCACCACATCTGATCTGTCACTAGGTCCTGTCGAACCCCCACCGTGAAACCCAACTCCCTCCTCACCTGCGTCACTGCCGACCCTCCCAGCCAAGTGGgagccgccccgcccctccctggcctgcTCCAGGAGCCTCCCTTCTTACCCCACAGACCTGCCAGAAGGAGCTTTTAAAACTTGCGGCTCCCTGTGTGAAGCCCTTCAGTGCCTTGTGCTGTTCGTGGAGTGAAACCCGACGCCTTTCCATGGTCTGCCAGCCCCTGGATGACCTGGCCTCTGCCGCCCTCTCAGTCACCCCCTGTcaccctcctggctcctcccctccctgtgtctgcCGCTCTTCCCAGCTTTCGTCCTGGCTGggccctcttccctgccctccatCGTCATCTCTGGGATGTGTTCgctccctcactccccaccacGCCGACCTGGGCCCGAGGGAGCGTGTGGGCCACTTGAGGCCCACCCCACGGGTGAGGAGAGCAGGGAGGCCGCTGCTTGAAGGACCCAGACTTGAGACCAGTGTCTTCGTCCTTTCAGTCCTGAGCAGACCTGCACCGTCCACCGGTAACTGGGGGCTTCTTTCAAGTGCATGCTGCTCATCACGGAGGCTGGCGCCTGTGTGGGAGGGTGTAGGCCGCGGCCAGGGGGTGGCAAAGCTCTGGCCCGCGCCGTCAGCCAGCGTGGCCGGGGCCCCTGTTAACTCCGGGGCCCCCAGTGCTGCCTTCCTGTGGGGGGTCCTATGAGTGGGGGTCCTGTAGGGGAGGGGGGATCCTGTGGAGGGCCCTGTGGAGTGCTGGGTGAGGGGGTCCTGTGGGGGAGCCCTGTAGGGGGCTAGGTGAGGGGCCATGGCAGGATCCTCCTTTTTTCACAGACCTGATAGGCCGTTGGGTACAAGTCAGAGTGCTGCTAATGGCTTGTCTCTTTAAACAATTTCATGAAGCTGTGTCAGGGAGAGAGTAGACCTCGGCTCATAACTTTGGACAAGGGGTGCAGTCCTCTGCTCTGTGAGATACATTTACAGACGGTGACCACTAGCAAGGCATTTTCCCTCTTGCTCCTTGGTCTCCTCAGCTCTGAAGTGGGGGTACTACGCCGGCTCTGTCTGCCCGCAGGCTGTTGGGGTGGGCTTCCTGAGTGTCCGCGAACGGGGCCTGAGTGCCTGCTCTGCGCCAGGCTCCGTATCCCGGAGTCTTGTCTCGTCCTCACCACTGTCCTGCGAGGGGGGCACTGCCATTCTccgtacacacagacacagagacacagacacacacagagacacacacagacacacacacaaacacagagacacacacagacccacacacgCACGGCTGAGGCTGAGCCGCTCGGGGAGCCCTGCCCAGGCcgcagggcaggtggggaggggagcggaggGCCGGCCTGTGCTTTCTGGGCCGGGCGGGCAGGTATCTTCTTTTCTGATCCTTGGTCACTCATTTTGTGAGAGAAATCGTTCTTGTGGTTAAGGTGATGAGGTTGAGGCCCCGTGAAGCCCAAAGCCGTTCAGCCAGTGAGTGGTACGTCCTGAGTTTGAAGCCAGGTCTGCCTGCAAGTTCTCTGAAAGTTGTGAAAAGGAGCGTTTGTAAAGCTAGGGTTCCTCCACCTGTCAGGTCTTAGGAAGGCAACAGTGGCTGTTTTGAGAAGCCTGATGGAAGTTGTACATTTCCCTAAACGGGGCCGCCGGAACTTTAACATTTGCTTTTGGCTGGCATCCGGTCATCCCAGTGCAAATTATCAGCCCTCCTGCACCGTGAGAGACTCTGCCTGACTGTGGATAATACGAAAAAGGTTCTGGGCTCCACCTGGGGCAAGAGCGGTGGTAAGAGATTAGATCCGTCTACCAACAACAGGGTTTCCACAGACCTTTTCTTTTCCGACTCGGAATCCACATTCCACATCCTGCCTCTCAACACACCGGCTTAGGTGTAAATGTCATCTTCCTCATCAGGGTTGGGACAGGCCACCTCTGCCCTGGGACAAAACTGGGTACGCAGTGTCTTGTTACAAAAGCCTCTTTGTTAGTGGAGCTCCTGCCTCCACGCTCCTCCCCCAGAGTAGTATGACGGCATTTGCCTGTTTTATCCCCCCGCCCAGTGTCCCGCCCTCACTCCTCCACTGTGCTGAGAAGACACTCCCGCTGCTGATAAAGACGGGAAGGCTGAGCTCGCCACATGCACACGGGGACACAGAAGAGCTGGGTGCTGAGGAATTCGTCCCGGGGGCGGTGACGGCAGGTCCGTCCGGTTAACAGGGGCAGGAGTGGTGGCCCCGGCGCCCCCGGCCCCAGCAGTAGCGTCCAGGTGACGATGAGGCCCGTGGCCTCCTCGAGGCCCTGGTGTGAGATGGGCTCCGGGCATGGCCACACAGCTCTGTGTCCTGCTTGCTTCCTGAGCCTGGTCCTCTTTCCTTCACAGGGAATCCTGTGAGGCGCCAGAGGTCTCTGATTAAACTCCTCAGtttaaagtctgtttctgttgcttaAAGCTCAGTCTTGTATGGAGCTGTTGCTGCATAGTGACCCGTGGGCTTTTATTCATTCCCCAGGCCCCTGACAGCACTGCTCCCCGACCCGAGCACCTCCACAGGGCACAGAAGTGACAAGATCCAGGTTGTGTGGGTGGCAGGACCGCAGGCGCAGCCAGTCTCCCTGCATGGTCTGTCTGACCTGATCTCCGCTCCGCCTGCCGCCCAGCGTGCAGCCCTGGACCGTGGGCTCTGTGAGGGCAGACCTGagtcttccacctcctcctcagcTCTGGAGCAGAGCCAGACACTAATAGGTGTTCAGGAAGGTTTGGGTGGATGGGTAAAGGAACCAATGGGGAGACAGAGAAGCCAGTGCCTCTGGGCTCTCTTCCGCCCAGTGAGGCTGACCTGGCCTGTGATCAGGCCCCGGGCTCGGGCAGGAAGGGAGCCACATGCCTGGAATCCACAAGGTTCAACCCCAGAGCTTGGCTGGGGAGACTGTGGCATTTTGAACAGCGAAGTAAGTAGGTGGAGCCTTGGATGGGAGAGATGGGCCCCTCTCCTCCGAGTGGAGGCAGCATGGTCAGTGCTTCCTGGCCCTCTGGTGTTATGGAAGTGATCGTGTTTATGTGGCATCCTGGGGCCTATCCTGTTGCTTGTGGAGCTGAGAGGCCTTACATTAGCACCCCGGTTACCTGCTCACAGCACACCTGCAGAGGCGCTGACAGAGCTGGAACCCCGGGCGTGTCGGCTTGTCGCCACTGCCCTCCCCTTAGAGGGGCTGACCTCTGCTGCGGCCTCGCCTGCTCTTACCCCTGGTCTGCTAAGCTGCAGACACTCTTCCCAGTTTAGCGTTTGCCTTTAAGTCTGCgattcccttttcctttcactcCGTTCCTTCTTGATCGTAGTTCTCTCTACAGGAGCACCTGTGTCCTAACCAGAGGAGTGTGGCCCTTCCTCCAAAGCCCTCTCCAGACGCGCCCTCCAAGCGTCCCCCAGGAAGGATGCGGCAGCTCAAGGGGAAGCCCAAGAAGGAGACGTCCAAGGACAAGAAGGAGCGGAAGCAGGCCATGCAGGAGGCCCGGCAGCAGATCACCACGGTGGTGCTGCCCACGCTGGCCGTGGTCGTGCTCCTGATCGTGGTGTTCGTGTACGTGGCCACGCGCCCCACCGTCACCGAATGAGGGGCCTCCCCCGGGCGAGGAGGCTCCGGAGGGCAGAGCAGCAGAGTGGCTTCCATCCGCAGCTTTTCCTGACGCTGAGCTCCGAGCAGGAGCGCCCGGTCTTCTCTGGTCTGTGACTTGATTAAAGTTTCTCCACTTTTCTCGGGAGGGAATAGGGAACCTTTTATCAGTGAACGTGCCATACACCTTATGGTCCACTTCATGTGCCTTTCAGACTTCAAAGccgtgtgtgtgtttctttttctctcctacaATCGATACGTAGCTCACCTGGTGAGAGGCGGAGTCTCTGGTTCGCGAATCAGTTGGAATCAGTGCTCACCCCACCCCTGTTGTTTTGAACATGACTCTTTCCTACACGTGTTCACTATTTCCAAAGGGACTGAATTTCTTCTCTGTGCTTAATGTGATTTGAAAACTGTCGActcaaaagtgaaatatttattttttgaataaaggAGATAATAGCCTTAAACTGGACATTGAGCTTGTTTTGCCAGGAGGTGGCCTTGCTCTCTGCGGGGAGTGCAGGAGGGCACTGTCTGTCTGTGGGGCCCCCGGCCGGACagtgtccctctcccctccagtccCCTGGGCCTTCCCGTCTCCACTTCATTCCTTGCTGTGAATCACTTACAGTAAAATTGTGCTTTTTGACCAGATCACTTTAAGTTTGAGAGACTTTTGAGAGGGCAGGAAGGGTGCATTAATTGGTCTGTTTCAGCAAAATAAGAGTTCTAATTGGAATGTGACCACAGTGCTTTTAACACAAGTCAGTGAACAGCAACACAGACTGGTCCTGGGGGTACAGGTCAGGCCTGGTTCCGTCCCTGCCAAAAGGGTGCAAAGATAGTCCGGCTGAGTCTCTGGTGCGCACGGGCCGTGCTGGAAGGCTTGCTTCTTTGTGTCCTGAGGGCATCGTTAGCCGTCCCGGTGGCTGATGGAGTGGCCCCTTTTTGGAAGTCAGATTCAGGGTAACTGTTCTGAGGGTGTCTGTTCCGCTGTCATTGCTGATAATGGGGAGGTGTTTATGGGGAGAGGAGTGGTGTCTCATGTCAGTGCTGCAGGACTCGCTCGCTGATTGCAAAGGCGTGTCCTGGGGACTTGGAGCCTCTTGGAGTGAGTCTCTGAGAAGTCACGCAGCTGTTGGAAGGAAGGACTCCAGCTGAAGCTTGGCGGCAGGGCTGCAGGGCCGACGGATCTCTGTGCACCTCCAGGGGAGGCCCTGCGCCGCCTCACATGCTCTCTAGTGCCTGTGGCCCTGGTGAAGCATTTACCTAGTGCGAAGGCTGCTAGCACACAGTTCCTcttaagtttctgttttcctccacCTTACTTGGTTCTCTCAGGAGCCTCAGCGCTTGTCAGTCCAGGAAAGCCTGAAGGCTGCTGCCCCAAGGATGGCTCGTtcagggcgggagggaggaggggggcgtCTGCGCCATCCATGCTCCTCACCGTGACCGCAGCGCCGTGAGGTGCAGAGTTCTGCCCGCTCCCACCCCAGGAGTGGCTGCATGAGGCCCCTGTGAGGACAGGCTGTCTACCCCAGTAGGGAGGGCCCCGGCCTGTGTCCTGTGTGCTGTGTCTTGGCCTGACCCGTGTTCAGTTCCCAGCCTGCCTCAAAGCCGTGGATTACCTAAGCCCACAGTTTTCCTGTCTGTGTTACGTGGTCAAGGCCCTTTGAGGGAAGTGGGCCTCGAGCAGAAAGCAAGGCTTTGGATCGAGCCTGGGTTTTTATTCTGGTGTTGCCACTGGAACCCTTCTGAGTCAAGTTCCCCAGGTGAAGATGAGGCTGTCCTGACTCTTAGGACTGCTGAGAGGAATCAGGTGGAAGTAGGATGTTTGTGATGCTAAGCCTAGCGCCTGGGACATCGTCACTCTGTGTAATTTATCGATTTCACACGTGTACATGTAACACAGGTAACATGTACCCGCACATGCCATTTTACGCAtattagctcatttctttctcatgCAGCTCTAGGAGGGAGGCACTGTTAgagctccatttcacagatgaggaaactgaggcaggccAAGGAGCTTGTTGACGTCATACAACTAGTCAGTGGAGGAGcccaggtttgtttatttgtatgcTTTCGTTATGGGCAGTTtcaagcatacacaaaaatagaacagTAAGACAGTATACCTCCGCACCCCTTCCCCAGCTTCAGCAAACCCCCTCACAcggccactcccctcccctctgctgccccccgCACCCTGGCACCctcgtgcgcgcgcacacacacactggatTATTTTGCAGCAAGACAGGAGATGGGCTTTcaacccagacagtctggctccagagtccatgctcttcaTTATTAAGATCTGTTACCTCTTAATAAACACTAatttcctcctctccatcctcccagccTAAAGAAACCTTTCCTGCCCAGGTGTGTGAACAGCGCTGATCCGCCCACAGTGCTGATGCCGGGAACAGCCTTGGACGCCGTCTTGGGACCAGCAAGCCATGATTCAGCTCTGTCCACCGAGGGTCTAACACCCCCCTCCATCTCACCCCCACAGCGATCGAGGAGAAATAGCTGTTCCGAGGGCTCCTTATGAAAGCATCTCAGTATTGTGCTTTTGACTGCGGTGTGAGAAAAGCGTGAGCTCTGGGAGGCAGCGACCTATGTGAATCCTTCCTCACCCGCTTTCTAGCCAGTGACCGCAGTCAGGTCCCATAACCTGAGCTGCGGTGGCCCCCCATCTTTCAGGTGAGGTTCATTTTACTCTGCAGAGGATGTTGGGAGGATgaatggaaacagaaaagctTAGGACACTGCTCAGTACATAGCCACTCCCTTCCTTCTGGTCAGTGTGTTCAAACCTCACAGGACAGGCACGAGGGCTGGCCTCCCAGGGCTCCACTTGCTGGACGGACACCGGACAGTAGATCCTTGAGGTGCTTCTGGCTCCTATTGTCACccactgttttctccttttctgtcatcGGGAGGGAGGTCTGCTGGAGTTGAACTGGATTTTTAGGGGAAGGCAGTTACCAGGAGGGCTTGGTGAAAGCAGGCTGAAAATGGACTTTTGAAAGCTAACCCAACTTTGATGTGAGCCACCTCCTGGCAGGAACGAGACACCAATTTATGGTGGACTTGCTGGGTGGAACTGAACAGTTCTCAGGGTAAATGATACTTCATGTGGGGGCACTGGGTAAGGGTTTGAGACGCCAGCTTCCCAGTTGCTCAGTGGCTTCAAGGCAAAGCTAAATGATTTATGAGGAGTTTCACAGAAAGTCGTGCTGGGGCTCTGCAGTCAGATCTGGGGCTCTTGGCTTTCCAAGTCCTCATTTTCAAGCCCTAACATTTCTTGAAGAGCAAATTCCAAAAGAGGGATCAGGTTAGAAACAGGAATAGAGACATCATCATTGGTTTGAAAGGTGGCACTTGATGTGTTTTAAGAAAATCATGACACCaagatgtgtttgtgtgtctgctTGAATTGCTTCCCAGTGGGTTCAAAGGCAGAGCAGCACACGCCCGTCTTTGCTTCCTGAGTCCTTCGTGGGGTAACAGGAAGGAAGCCTGCGGCCAGACTTACTTGTAAATTGGAGATGGTAGGACCTGCCTGAGGGTTGTTTAAGAAGATTAAAGAGATGGTtgtccttcccttttccccctgaAAGGATCTCATATCATTATTTACTTGCTAGAggtagaaaaagaaggaaatctctTGAAATTACGGCTCTTAGATTTTGTTTTGGAAGTCTGCCatcacataaatgtgtgtgta
This Camelus ferus isolate YT-003-E chromosome 10, BCGSAC_Cfer_1.0, whole genome shotgun sequence DNA region includes the following protein-coding sequences:
- the SMCO4 gene encoding single-pass membrane and coiled-coil domain-containing protein 4 isoform X7; translated protein: MRQLKGKPKKETSKDKKERKQAMQEARQQITTVVLPTLAVVVLLIVVFVYVATRPTVTE
- the SMCO4 gene encoding single-pass membrane and coiled-coil domain-containing protein 4 isoform X5, with translation MRLLIHPQLQFSLQEHLCPNQRSVALPPKPSPDAPSKRPPGRMRQLKGKPKKETSKDKKERKQAMQEARQQITTVVLPTLAVVVLLIVVFVYVATRPTVTE
- the SMCO4 gene encoding single-pass membrane and coiled-coil domain-containing protein 4 isoform X6, translated to MRLLIHPQLQEHLCPNQRSVALPPKPSPDAPSKRPPGRMRQLKGKPKKETSKDKKERKQAMQEARQQITTVVLPTLAVVVLLIVVFVYVATRPTVTE
- the SMCO4 gene encoding single-pass membrane and coiled-coil domain-containing protein 4 isoform X3 — encoded protein: MQLLILALDKVPLYLDVVVTIGFTITRITQVTFPGNQFAEAIETAALEVEEKFSLQEHLCPNQRSVALPPKPSPDAPSKRPPGRMRQLKGKPKKETSKDKKERKQAMQEARQQITTVVLPTLAVVVLLIVVFVYVATRPTVTE